In Tachysurus fulvidraco isolate hzauxx_2018 chromosome 11, HZAU_PFXX_2.0, whole genome shotgun sequence, one DNA window encodes the following:
- the LOC125145857 gene encoding tripartite motif-containing protein 16-like, with product MVLPSEPKSREDFLQYFCYLTLDPNTAHPHLILSEKNRVVTWSETQQRYSDHPERFDFWTQVLCKESVCGRCYWEVEWSGDVFISVSYKEISRKGLGYECVFGFNSQSWSLECFSSSVSFWHNNIETELRGPSSSRIGVYVDHSAGTLSFYSVSDTMRLLHRVHTTFTQPLYAGVCMCYIKSPVRFCDPK from the exons atggttttaccttcagaaccaaagagcagagaagattttctgcagt atttctgttatctgactctggacccaaacacagcacatcctcatctcattctgtctgagaagaacagagtggtgacatGGAGTGAGACACAACAGcgatactctgatcatccagagagatttgacttcTGGACTCAGGTGTtatgtaaggagagtgtgtgtggacgctgttactgggaggtggagtggagcggtgatgtgttcatatcagtgtcatataaagagatcagcaggaaaggactgggttatgagtgtgtgtttggattcaacagtcagtcctggagtctggagtgtttttcttcctctgtctctttctggcaCAACAACATTGAGACTGAGCTCCGAggtccatcatcctccagaataggagtgtatgtggatcacagtgcaggaactctgtccttctacagcgtctctgacaccatgaggctcctccacagagtccacaccacattcactcagcctctatacgctggAGTCTGTATGTGTTATATTAAGTCACctgtgaggttttgtgatccaaaataa
- the LOC125145855 gene encoding E3 ubiquitin/ISG15 ligase TRIM25-like, with protein MAEASISVDQDQFICPVCLDLLKEPVAIPCGHSFCKVCINGCWVQEDQSGVYSCPQCRDTFTPRPVLRRNNMLAEVVEKLKKTTEVQAASPAHCYAGPGDVECDFCTGRKYKAVKSCLVCLASCCDVHLKPHLEIPALKKHTLIEASTNLQEKICSEHDKLIEIYCRTDRTCICYMCMMDKHKGHDTDTVTAERSEKQHELKEEQIKSQQRIKENQKKVQELKQAVNTIKVSSEQRQSCS; from the exons ATGGCTGAGGCgagtatttcagtagatcaggaCCAGTTTatctgtccagtgtgtctggatctcctgaaggaGCCAGTGGCTATtccctgtggtcacagtttctgtaaggtcTGTATTAATGGCTGCTGGGTTCAGGAAGATCAGAGCGGAGTTTATAGCTGTCCTCAGTGCAGAGACACTTTCACCccaaggcctgttctacgcagaaacaacatgctggctgaagtggtggagaaactaAAGAAGACGACTGAAgtccaagctgcttctcctgctcactgttacGCAGGACCTGGAGACGTggagtgtgatttctgcacCGGGAGAAAATACAAAGCCGTCAAGTCCTGTCTGGTCTGTCTGGCTTCGTGCTGTGATGTTCACCTTAAACCTCATCTTGAAATTCCTGctttgaaaaaacacacattaatcgaAGCCTCAACAAATCtacaagagaagatctgctctgaacacgACAAGCTGATTGAGATCTACTGTCGTACTGATCGAACCTGCATCTGTTATATGTGTATGATGGATAAACACAAAGGACACGACACAGACACGGTCACAGCAGAACGATCTGAAAAACAg CATGAGTTAAAGGAGGAGCAGATAAAATCACAGCAGAGAATCAAGGAGAAtcagaagaaggtgcaggagctgaaacaggctgtgaacactataaaggtgagcagtgagcagagacagagctgctcctag